Proteins from one Natrinema versiforme genomic window:
- a CDS encoding UPF0175 family protein: MATDRHNPPADHTEEFATTIGLYVLGEISLGKAAERADVTRWEMKEILTEAGVEIRLGPQTMGDLEDELETALDIE; this comes from the coding sequence ATGGCAACTGATCGCCACAATCCCCCTGCCGATCACACTGAGGAGTTCGCGACCACGATTGGACTCTATGTGCTCGGTGAAATCTCCCTAGGGAAGGCTGCAGAGCGGGCTGATGTCACCCGCTGGGAGATGAAAGAGATTCTCACTGAGGCCGGTGTTGAGATTCGACTTGGCCCACAGACCATGGGCGATCTCGAAGACGAGCTCGAGACAGCGCTCGACATCGAATGA
- a CDS encoding PadR family transcriptional regulator yields MYDLTAFQRDVLYAIAGQDEPHGLAIKDELENYYETEIHHGRLYPNLDEVVDKGLVEKGTLDKRTNYYTITSRGQRELEARREWEDQYVDGFDANDE; encoded by the coding sequence ATGTACGATTTGACTGCCTTTCAGCGTGATGTCCTGTATGCGATCGCCGGCCAAGACGAACCCCACGGACTTGCGATCAAAGACGAACTCGAGAACTACTACGAGACAGAGATTCATCACGGCCGACTGTATCCCAACCTTGACGAGGTCGTCGATAAAGGCCTCGTCGAGAAAGGCACACTCGACAAACGAACGAACTACTACACGATTACTTCCCGCGGCCAGCGCGAACTCGAGGCCCGGCGCGAGTGGGAAGACCAGTACGTCGATGGATTCGACGCGAACGACGAGTAG